In Rissa tridactyla isolate bRisTri1 chromosome 22, bRisTri1.patW.cur.20221130, whole genome shotgun sequence, a single genomic region encodes these proteins:
- the RFXANK gene encoding DNA-binding protein RFXANK, translating into MATAMATASPPPSQERDCRFNGRLSASSGLHAVTGQVELDRGPPRCPPARLGPTRPEEGEVLARGGACAGGCRGCPMESEEGGPRLVETPPNTRDAQELRKKGEKGAKGASATEELSGTGDTGDSGAPLGHLQPEQDMPHLEHGDGGTDALPKPSAASMDKQRSTELSALDSFPLKHSNTLTNRQRGNEVSALPATLDTLSIHQLAAQGELSQLKEHLRKGENLVNKPDERGFTPLIWAAAFGEIETVRHLLEWGADPHALAKERESALSLASMGGYTDIVIMLLERNVDINIYDWNGGTPLLYAVRGNHVKCVEALLARGADLTTEADSGYTPMDLAVALGHKKVQQVIENHILKLFLKKEAE; encoded by the exons ATGGCCACTGCCATGGCCACCGCGTCCCCGCCACCATCCCAGGAGAGGGACTGTCGCTTTAACGGCAGGCTTTCCGCCTCGTCCGGCCTCCATGCCGTCACCGGGCAGGTGGAGCTGGACCGGGGGCCCCCACGGTGCCCCCCAGCCCGGCTGGGCCCCACCAGGCCGGAGGAAGGGGAAGTGCTGGCACGGGGGGGGGCCTGCGCCGGAGGATGCCGCGG CTGCCCCATGGAAAGTGAAGAAGGTGGCCCTCGTCTTGTGGAGACCCCCCCGAACACCAGGGATGCCCAGGAGCTCCGGAAAAAGGGTGAAAAAGGAGCCAAGGGAGCATCAGCCACAGAGGAGCTGTCTGGGAccggggacacaggggacagtGGTGCCCCCCTGGGGCATCTGCAGCCGGAGCAGGACATGCCACACTTGGAGCATGGGGACG GTGGAACAGACGCTCTCCCGAAGCCCTCGGCTGCCTCGATGGACAAGCAGAGGAGCACCGAGCTCTCGGCCCTCGACA gcttcccccTGAAGCACTCGAACACGCTGACGAACAGGCAGCGAGGCAACGAGGTCTCAGCCCTGCCAGCCACGCTGGACA CGTTGTCCATCCACCAGCTTGCTGCCCAAGGAGAGCTCAGCCAGCTGAAAGAGCACCTTCGGAAAG GGGAGAACTTGGTAAATAAACCCGATGAGAGAGGTTTCACGCCGCTGATCTGGGCTGCGGCCTTCGGAGAGATCGAAACGGTCCGTCACCTTCTGGAATGG GGTGCTGACCCCCACGCGCTGGCGAAGGAGCGGGAGAGCGCCCTGTCCCTGGCCAGCATGGGCGGCTACACCGACATCGTCATCATGCTGCTGGAGAGGAACGTGGACATCAACATCTACGACTGG aaCGGCGGCACTCCTCTGCTCTACGCCGTGCGTGGCAATCACGTCAAGTGTGTCGAGGCCCTACTAG CTCGCGGCGCCGACCTGACGACGGAGGCAGATTCTGGCTACACCCCGATGGATTTGGCTGTGGCCCTGGGACACAAGAAAG TCCAACAGGTTATCGAAAATCACATCCTCAAGCTATTTCTGAAAAAGGAGGCGGAGTGA
- the NR2C2AP gene encoding nuclear receptor 2C2-associated protein, giving the protein MPVEPLICADTATRVSSVLNRDVKQFGKKHMFDASEETCWNSDQGTCQWVTLDFPRTVKVSQLHIQFQGGFSSRLCMLEGCRAGEELVKISDLYPEDTHAMQRFQVEETVLDKLKITFENSTDFFGRIVVYHLGVLGERL; this is encoded by the exons ATGCCCGTGGAGCCCCTGATCTGCGCCGACACGGCCACGCG GGTGAGCTCTGTGCTCAACCGGGACGTGAAGCAGTTTGGGAAGAAGCACATGTTCGACGCGAGCGAGGAGACGTGCTGGAACTCGGACCAG GGCACGTGCCAGTGGGTCACCCTGGATTTCCCCCGCACCGTCAAGGTCTCACAGCTCCACATCCAGTTCCAGGGGGGATTCTCCAGCCGGCTTTGCATGCTGGAAG gctgcagagcaggggaagAACTGGTGAAAATCTCCGACCTGTACCCCGAGGACACCCACGCCATGCAGA GATTCCAGGTGGAGGAGACGGTGCTGGATAAGCTGAAGATCACCTTTGAGAACAGCACGGACTTCTTCGGGAGGATCGTGGTGTACCACCTCGGGGTGCTGGGCGAGAGGCTCTAG